Proteins encoded within one genomic window of Hahella chejuensis KCTC 2396:
- a CDS encoding efflux RND transporter permease subunit, with protein sequence MNRLALFLAHLIIAAPKRVIACLLLLPLLLSPGLQHIKFNDDYRVYFSKDNVDLVAWENLLDTYSRTDPLIVTVEATQGADLFSPEIMEAVQRLTEELWQVDFVTRVDSIANFQHIEADAEEILVEDLILPEKLRNPGYLSSRRAIAENEPRIKDRMLSPDGKVTAIYLQLMIPDKENAIAEAAAKVRSIRDDYELRYANIDIRLGGIVMLNAAFDEYARADMATLFPLMFLIFMIIMALLFRSWKVTLCIVFSTILTVFSAFGVTGFLGIEFSPHSSIAPHVILTISVAVGIHVALSFLFGRARYPNRDEAVKHTLQQNIYPVTLTSLTTGIGFLSMLYSDVPPFQHLGVMCALGVLFAYINSMVLIPASMMLMNIQRDQSATSAISHVCKALGEFLVRRKALAAVVFLGLMAAPMYGLRYFTIDDHPVKMFEKGTEFRDDADFIDERLAGTTTIHFSLDTGVEQGISDPVFLREAEAFQQHLLDDPMINHVTSLTDTLKRVNKSLHNGDQAFYKTADSQEANAQALLFYEANLPFGQEINNEINIAKSSTRMIATIASSSSSEIIHLVDRTHQWLQDNVQSFQSRGVSVLVMFSYMIERLADNMIINAALATVLIGLVLTLTLGSVRLGLISMAPNLAPILVAFGFWSLFGGSLDFAAVLIFAMTLGVVVDDTVHFISKYLRLTRDQGMSPNEAVVETFRSIGPALLISTVVLSVGFLAFSLSHFHMNVTLGIMSSLTFLIALIFDFIMLPLLLLAFGPKPKPVTEPLKNTVAA encoded by the coding sequence ATGAACAGGCTAGCCCTCTTTCTCGCCCATCTGATCATCGCCGCCCCGAAACGGGTGATTGCGTGTCTGCTGTTACTGCCGCTGCTTCTGTCGCCGGGGTTGCAGCACATCAAATTCAACGACGATTATCGGGTGTATTTTTCCAAGGACAATGTGGATCTGGTGGCCTGGGAAAACCTGTTGGACACCTATTCCCGCACTGACCCGCTCATCGTGACGGTGGAGGCGACCCAGGGCGCGGATCTGTTCTCCCCGGAAATCATGGAGGCGGTGCAACGGCTCACGGAAGAGTTGTGGCAAGTGGATTTCGTCACCCGGGTGGACTCGATCGCGAACTTCCAGCACATTGAGGCGGACGCAGAGGAGATACTGGTGGAGGACCTGATTCTGCCGGAGAAGCTGCGCAATCCGGGCTATCTCAGCTCCCGGCGCGCCATCGCCGAGAACGAACCGCGCATCAAGGATAGAATGCTGTCTCCCGACGGCAAGGTCACCGCCATCTATCTGCAGTTGATGATTCCCGACAAGGAAAACGCCATCGCGGAAGCCGCCGCCAAAGTGCGCTCTATTCGCGATGACTATGAGCTGCGTTACGCCAACATCGATATTCGTCTGGGCGGCATCGTTATGCTCAACGCCGCCTTCGACGAATACGCCCGCGCCGATATGGCCACCCTGTTCCCACTGATGTTCCTGATATTCATGATCATCATGGCGCTATTGTTCCGTTCCTGGAAAGTCACGTTGTGCATCGTGTTTTCAACGATTCTCACAGTTTTCTCCGCCTTCGGCGTCACGGGCTTTCTGGGAATTGAATTCAGTCCGCACAGCTCCATTGCGCCCCACGTCATTCTCACCATCAGTGTGGCGGTGGGTATTCATGTGGCGCTCAGCTTCCTGTTCGGTCGCGCCCGTTATCCCAACCGGGACGAGGCGGTGAAGCACACGCTGCAACAGAATATTTACCCTGTGACCCTGACCAGCCTCACCACCGGCATTGGCTTCTTGTCTATGCTGTACAGCGATGTGCCGCCGTTTCAACATCTCGGCGTGATGTGCGCGCTGGGCGTATTGTTCGCCTACATCAACTCCATGGTTTTGATACCCGCGTCCATGATGTTAATGAACATCCAGCGCGACCAGTCCGCCACCTCCGCCATCAGTCATGTTTGCAAGGCGCTGGGGGAGTTTCTGGTGCGTAGAAAGGCGCTGGCGGCAGTGGTGTTTCTGGGGCTTATGGCCGCACCGATGTATGGGTTGCGCTACTTCACGATCGACGATCATCCGGTGAAAATGTTCGAAAAAGGCACGGAATTCCGCGACGATGCGGACTTCATCGATGAACGCCTCGCCGGCACCACAACCATCCACTTCAGTCTCGACACCGGCGTTGAGCAAGGCATATCCGATCCGGTTTTCCTGCGAGAAGCGGAAGCGTTCCAACAGCATTTGCTCGACGATCCCATGATTAATCACGTGACGTCTTTGACTGATACGCTGAAGCGCGTCAACAAGTCCCTGCATAACGGCGATCAGGCGTTCTACAAAACAGCGGATTCGCAGGAAGCCAACGCCCAGGCGCTGTTGTTCTACGAAGCCAACCTGCCCTTCGGTCAGGAGATCAACAATGAGATCAATATCGCCAAGTCATCCACCCGCATGATCGCCACCATCGCCTCCTCCAGCTCCAGTGAAATTATTCATCTGGTGGACCGCACCCATCAATGGCTGCAGGACAATGTACAGAGCTTCCAAAGCCGCGGCGTGTCGGTGCTGGTGATGTTCTCATACATGATTGAGCGGCTGGCGGACAATATGATCATCAACGCCGCCCTGGCCACAGTACTGATCGGCCTGGTGTTAACGCTGACGCTGGGCAGTGTGCGTCTGGGGCTGATCTCCATGGCCCCCAACCTCGCCCCCATCCTGGTGGCGTTCGGGTTCTGGTCCCTGTTCGGCGGTTCGCTGGATTTCGCCGCCGTGCTGATCTTCGCCATGACCCTGGGCGTAGTGGTGGACGACACCGTGCATTTCATCAGCAAGTACCTGCGCCTGACCCGCGATCAGGGCATGTCGCCCAACGAAGCCGTCGTGGAAACCTTCCGCAGCATCGGCCCCGCCCTGCTGATATCCACCGTCGTCCTGTCCGTCGGCTTCCTCGCCTTCTCCCTCAGCCACTTCCACATGAACGTGACCCTGGGCATCATGTCCTCCCTCACCTTCCTCATCGCCCTCATCTTCGACTTCATCATGCTCCCCCTCCTCCTCCTGGCCTTCGGCCCCAAACCAAAACCTGTTACTGAACCGTTGAAAAATACCGTTGCGGCTTGA
- a CDS encoding outer membrane lipoprotein-sorting protein: protein MQKGALSIAFLTAALTAGAVQAGNYNEKNISGYLDPIAALHQSPSQKKGLEIYTHQYLIDEGWTSTEARMEMTLVDAQGRTSKRLVIKKMMEETGVPDKTIGIFVEPNDIKGTVMLTFEQSEGADNQWLFMPTIKRTKKINAQNKSGSFVGSEFSWEDISTTELSKYTYNLLSETPDYWVVERTPVYGYSGYSKQITHVDKSNYQTSYIEFYDAKGDLLKTLKMTDWNKYEGRFWRPKHFEMVNLQNKKQTILQLSDYVFGEADSGEFNSFNLSRVSNDTLRRF from the coding sequence ATGCAAAAAGGAGCACTTTCCATCGCATTTCTGACGGCGGCGCTGACGGCCGGCGCGGTTCAGGCGGGCAATTACAACGAGAAGAACATCAGTGGGTATCTGGACCCTATTGCGGCGCTCCATCAGTCGCCATCCCAGAAAAAGGGCTTGGAAATTTACACCCATCAGTACCTGATCGACGAGGGCTGGACCTCAACCGAGGCGCGCATGGAAATGACCCTGGTGGACGCCCAGGGACGCACCAGCAAAAGACTGGTGATCAAGAAAATGATGGAGGAAACCGGCGTCCCCGATAAGACCATCGGCATCTTCGTCGAGCCCAACGACATCAAAGGCACTGTGATGCTTACCTTCGAACAGTCTGAGGGCGCGGACAATCAGTGGCTGTTCATGCCCACCATCAAGCGCACCAAGAAAATCAACGCGCAGAACAAATCCGGCTCCTTCGTTGGCTCGGAGTTCAGCTGGGAAGATATCTCTACGACAGAGCTGTCCAAGTACACCTACAACCTGCTAAGCGAAACCCCGGATTACTGGGTGGTGGAGCGCACGCCGGTGTACGGCTATTCCGGTTACAGCAAGCAAATCACCCATGTGGACAAGAGTAACTATCAGACCAGTTATATCGAGTTTTACGACGCCAAGGGCGACTTGCTGAAAACCTTGAAAATGACGGATTGGAATAAATATGAAGGCCGCTTCTGGCGTCCCAAGCACTTTGAGATGGTGAACCTGCAGAACAAGAAGCAAACCATTCTGCAGCTCAGCGACTATGTGTTTGGCGAGGCTGACAGCGGCGAGTTCAACAGCTTTAATCTGAGCCGGGTGAGCAACGACACCCTGCGCCGCTTTTAA
- a CDS encoding Dabb family protein encodes MRLKPETGKFRAEAGLSRVFTNGAAAWNENDSFLWRFVRQTAEEFAEAAERFLIQATENAAIPPEKERKFAPAAALRSLRSRLFRSHRETGAYKRIVMVKFKDDASPADIGSFQQALNRLAALSEGLLSMDCGPIHRLQGEESLSAVSPDVCYGDFISIWTFKSEQYLQRFIDNPEHKKIAARYFKPVVSNRYVINHLSRPHDA; translated from the coding sequence ATGAGACTCAAACCAGAGACGGGTAAATTCAGAGCGGAGGCAGGATTGTCCCGCGTATTTACCAACGGTGCGGCGGCCTGGAATGAAAACGACAGTTTTCTCTGGCGATTCGTGCGCCAGACGGCGGAGGAATTCGCCGAAGCCGCCGAGCGGTTTCTCATTCAGGCGACGGAGAACGCCGCCATCCCTCCCGAAAAAGAGCGCAAGTTCGCTCCCGCCGCCGCATTGCGCTCGCTGCGCAGCCGGCTGTTCCGGTCTCACCGGGAAACCGGCGCCTACAAGCGTATTGTCATGGTGAAGTTCAAGGACGACGCCTCTCCCGCCGATATCGGCAGCTTTCAGCAGGCGCTCAACCGTCTCGCCGCCCTGTCCGAAGGTCTGTTGAGCATGGATTGCGGCCCCATTCACCGGCTGCAGGGAGAGGAATCCTTATCGGCGGTGTCGCCCGATGTCTGCTATGGAGATTTCATTTCCATCTGGACCTTCAAGTCGGAGCAATACCTGCAACGCTTCATCGACAATCCCGAGCACAAAAAGATCGCTGCGCGTTACTTCAAACCCGTGGTGTCCAACCGATACGTCATCAATCACCTGTCCCGGCCCCACGACGCTTGA
- a CDS encoding nitroreductase family protein — protein MLFIEGEYETIEDWVADADTGYFKRTKPGSQRQDAAMLSKLLRKRKAYKRFHAECVIPETDVEYILQQASLSPSAFNIQHWRVIRVRRQALRNEILKAAWNQKQISEAAEILVVCADKKAWASPGMPFCHSRNPQDRAAFANMLRSIYANNPALERDEAMRSANLFAMSVMLIAESLDYQSCPMSGFNYKRVSELLQLDEGRVEIAMILAIGKGVSQPETGKRRIPTARFTHEDKYRD, from the coding sequence ATGTTATTCATCGAAGGCGAATACGAAACGATAGAAGACTGGGTGGCCGATGCGGACACTGGATACTTCAAGCGCACTAAGCCGGGCTCGCAACGTCAGGACGCAGCGATGCTTTCCAAGCTGCTGCGTAAGCGCAAGGCGTACAAACGCTTCCATGCGGAATGCGTCATTCCGGAAACGGACGTGGAGTACATCCTGCAGCAAGCGAGCCTGTCGCCTTCGGCTTTCAACATACAGCATTGGCGCGTGATCCGGGTGCGGCGCCAGGCGCTCAGAAACGAGATTCTGAAAGCGGCCTGGAATCAGAAGCAGATCAGCGAAGCGGCGGAGATACTGGTGGTGTGCGCCGACAAGAAAGCCTGGGCCAGTCCCGGCATGCCGTTCTGCCACAGCCGCAATCCCCAGGACCGTGCGGCGTTCGCCAACATGCTGCGTTCCATTTACGCCAACAATCCTGCGCTGGAAAGAGATGAAGCCATGCGTTCCGCGAATCTGTTCGCCATGTCGGTGATGTTGATTGCGGAGTCGCTGGATTATCAGAGCTGTCCCATGTCCGGGTTCAACTACAAACGGGTTTCCGAGCTTCTGCAACTGGATGAAGGCAGAGTGGAGATCGCCATGATTCTGGCCATCGGCAAAGGCGTCAGCCAGCCGGAGACAGGCAAAAGGCGCATCCCGACGGCCCGTTTCACCCATGAGGACAAGTACCGGGATTGA
- a CDS encoding NAD-dependent epimerase/dehydratase family protein, translated as MDTIFIMGATGFIGEETARSHIAKGNKVLGLARSEASAAKLRSIGVTPVMGDVYRPEEWLPKLPKIDYAINVLGFFTDGMPARFSVSHAEKCCEKYTRWIKVTIDLARRKDIKAVVNVTGTTIFEDMGVDWVTEETPIRYTPSGFNRVATPATKLCQQAIAEGLPLIIAVAPSVVYGDKPTSSFDEVFVKPLEKGQMGVVGDGKNYITTGHVEDVGRAIAHITDVKYAGEFFHIADDQPVTQREFVTSIARALGKSRVMTMPRWLVAILGGKCAVEFMTLSQRISNAKLKSTGFTLKHPRFLDEVGDVVRSMRRARAGQKLQASPA; from the coding sequence GTGGACACCATATTCATTATGGGCGCAACTGGATTCATCGGCGAAGAAACCGCCAGAAGCCATATCGCCAAAGGCAATAAAGTACTGGGGCTGGCGCGCAGTGAAGCCAGCGCCGCCAAATTGAGATCCATCGGCGTCACGCCGGTCATGGGCGATGTTTACCGCCCCGAAGAGTGGCTGCCGAAACTCCCCAAGATCGACTACGCCATCAATGTCCTGGGCTTTTTCACCGACGGCATGCCGGCCCGCTTCAGCGTCAGCCATGCGGAAAAATGCTGCGAGAAATACACCCGCTGGATCAAGGTCACTATTGACCTGGCGCGCCGAAAAGACATTAAAGCCGTGGTCAACGTCACCGGCACCACCATCTTCGAAGACATGGGCGTGGACTGGGTGACCGAAGAAACCCCTATTCGCTACACCCCTTCCGGCTTCAACCGGGTCGCGACGCCCGCCACCAAGCTTTGCCAGCAGGCCATCGCTGAAGGACTGCCGTTGATCATCGCCGTAGCGCCCAGCGTGGTGTACGGCGACAAGCCCACTTCCTCCTTTGACGAAGTCTTCGTCAAGCCGCTGGAGAAAGGGCAGATGGGCGTAGTCGGCGACGGCAAGAACTACATCACCACCGGACACGTGGAAGACGTCGGTCGCGCCATCGCGCACATCACAGACGTCAAATACGCCGGCGAATTCTTTCACATCGCCGACGACCAGCCGGTCACCCAGCGGGAATTCGTCACTTCTATCGCCAGAGCGCTCGGTAAGTCCCGGGTGATGACCATGCCGAGATGGCTGGTGGCGATCCTCGGCGGCAAGTGCGCGGTGGAATTCATGACCCTGTCCCAGCGCATCAGCAACGCCAAATTGAAGAGCACCGGCTTCACCCTGAAACACCCGCGTTTTCTCGATGAAGTCGGCGATGTGGTGCGCAGCATGAGACGCGCCCGCGCAGGTCAGAAACTGCAGGCGTCGCCCGCCTGA
- a CDS encoding enoyl-CoA hydratase/isomerase family protein, whose translation MDFRFINNRLDESIAILELDDPSANTLTYDLLHELEYKFLALEADPQVQAIIITGKGARFFSGGVNIGMLLTAGKKFNSNFILYAAEVLEAITHSKKLIVAAINGNITGGGLELALVAHKRVAVEGEYNIGFPEVRLGVIPGMGGTQRLTRLVGPQTALEMITQGQFISAERAKEIGLVDEIYPQEGFLNRAIAFTREQLNALKPAPTLSSETGAALAQSLSTPFPEGLATLRKENGLAVITLTEASASADAFSTLRALNERLLEARIDEDVYALAIDLSAGLLRADELIDNDDFVVEYGRRVFSRIDGFARLCVLYCDRAMSELEMELALACDFRFCNQAGLNAEVALPTGELAILQRYPSQLPAALAGKQVTLARLVETGLFRCIDEEDPLAWVARYMTRFLPPNGASTAIGYAKLAISKGYAESIPSALLLERHLQEQLFIGADSQEGMSAYIEKRTPNFKGA comes from the coding sequence ATGGATTTTCGCTTTATCAACAATCGCCTGGATGAGTCCATCGCCATTCTGGAACTGGATGATCCGTCCGCCAACACACTGACTTACGACCTGCTGCATGAACTGGAGTACAAGTTCCTGGCGCTGGAGGCGGACCCGCAGGTGCAGGCGATCATCATCACTGGCAAGGGCGCGCGCTTTTTTTCCGGCGGGGTGAACATCGGCATGCTGCTGACCGCAGGCAAGAAGTTCAACTCCAACTTCATTCTGTACGCGGCGGAAGTGCTGGAAGCGATCACTCATTCCAAGAAGCTGATCGTCGCCGCCATCAACGGCAACATCACCGGCGGCGGACTGGAGCTGGCGCTGGTGGCGCACAAGCGGGTAGCGGTGGAAGGCGAGTACAACATCGGTTTCCCGGAAGTGCGCCTCGGCGTTATCCCGGGGATGGGCGGCACGCAACGTCTGACGCGTCTGGTGGGACCGCAGACCGCGCTGGAGATGATCACCCAGGGGCAGTTCATCAGTGCGGAACGGGCGAAGGAAATTGGTCTGGTGGATGAGATTTATCCCCAGGAAGGTTTCCTCAATCGCGCCATCGCCTTCACCCGCGAACAATTGAACGCGCTGAAACCGGCGCCGACGCTCTCCAGCGAAACCGGCGCGGCGCTGGCGCAGAGTCTGAGCACGCCGTTCCCTGAAGGATTGGCGACCTTGCGCAAAGAGAACGGGCTGGCGGTGATTACGCTGACCGAAGCCAGCGCCTCGGCGGATGCGTTCTCCACCTTGCGCGCGCTCAACGAACGGCTGCTGGAGGCCCGCATCGACGAAGACGTCTACGCCTTGGCGATTGACCTGTCTGCGGGCCTCCTGCGAGCCGACGAGCTGATAGATAACGATGACTTCGTGGTCGAGTACGGACGCAGGGTGTTCTCCCGTATCGACGGCTTCGCCCGCCTGTGCGTGCTCTATTGCGACCGCGCCATGTCGGAGCTGGAAATGGAATTGGCGCTGGCCTGCGACTTCCGCTTCTGCAACCAGGCTGGCCTGAACGCGGAGGTGGCGCTGCCCACAGGCGAACTGGCGATTCTGCAACGTTATCCCAGCCAGCTGCCTGCTGCGCTCGCCGGCAAGCAAGTGACCCTGGCGCGTCTGGTGGAGACTGGGCTGTTCCGCTGCATCGACGAAGAAGATCCCCTGGCCTGGGTGGCGCGTTACATGACCCGGTTTCTGCCCCCCAACGGCGCCAGCACCGCCATCGGCTACGCCAAGCTGGCCATCAGCAAAGGTTATGCGGAGAGCATTCCCTCAGCGCTGCTGCTGGAGCGCCACCTGCAGGAGCAACTATTCATCGGCGCGGACAGTCAGGAAGGCATGAGCGCGTACATCGAAAAACGCACACCCAACTTTAAAGGGGCATAG
- a CDS encoding 1,2-phenylacetyl-CoA epoxidase subunit PaaC produces MAAINEYTIDKKYHDALIEWQRKNFPDIGLLEKYWDVYFPNDPAWRLTAKLSEVKADLINQGKYQGVKKYATAREMKGSMLYQALRIIKAQCSTELGSIQQHMDTVNTCYTDKAKFSVLRIMAEEFRHAYQMFWVLSHDPSWSATGSSRIAENTLDELLSMNTGSHVLDAFNIPFTDSLDNVTFACFIDRVGRFQLTMQEEFAYAPMAASMRPMLKEEAFHLKTGWEVLKEICEMAAVGEGPWTLEDIQKKINLWYPRALEMFGSEEGGESNLEFSFKTMSNKEAIGGYIKEIEWLLNSLNAAILQRRHPELSKEQVRLMAKETAILRLPSTRFLRFRSGEGIHESTFDVDGNRISPFEYINYLTRVLPEKLCSTEYFKSYTDRIRQALPSMTAA; encoded by the coding sequence ATGGCCGCCATTAACGAATACACCATTGATAAGAAGTATCACGACGCGTTGATCGAATGGCAGCGCAAGAACTTCCCGGACATCGGTCTGCTGGAGAAGTACTGGGATGTCTATTTTCCCAATGATCCGGCCTGGCGTTTGACCGCCAAGCTCTCCGAAGTGAAAGCGGACCTCATTAACCAGGGCAAGTATCAGGGCGTGAAGAAGTACGCCACCGCCCGGGAGATGAAAGGCTCCATGCTGTATCAGGCGCTGCGCATCATCAAGGCCCAGTGCAGCACTGAGCTGGGTTCTATCCAGCAGCACATGGACACGGTGAACACCTGCTACACGGATAAGGCGAAGTTCAGCGTGCTGCGCATCATGGCGGAAGAATTCCGTCACGCTTACCAGATGTTCTGGGTGCTGTCCCACGACCCCAGCTGGTCCGCCACCGGGTCCAGCCGCATTGCGGAAAACACCCTGGACGAGCTGTTGTCCATGAACACCGGCTCCCACGTGTTGGACGCCTTCAACATTCCGTTTACGGACTCGCTGGATAACGTCACTTTCGCCTGCTTTATCGATCGGGTGGGACGCTTCCAGCTCACCATGCAGGAAGAGTTCGCCTACGCGCCGATGGCCGCCAGCATGCGTCCCATGCTGAAAGAAGAAGCGTTCCACCTGAAGACCGGTTGGGAAGTGTTGAAGGAAATCTGCGAAATGGCGGCGGTGGGCGAAGGCCCATGGACCCTGGAGGACATCCAGAAAAAGATCAACCTCTGGTATCCCCGCGCTTTGGAGATGTTCGGCAGCGAAGAGGGCGGCGAGTCCAACCTCGAATTCAGCTTCAAAACCATGTCCAACAAAGAGGCGATCGGCGGCTATATCAAAGAAATCGAGTGGCTGCTCAATTCTCTCAACGCGGCCATCCTGCAGCGTCGGCATCCTGAACTGAGCAAGGAGCAGGTGCGACTGATGGCGAAAGAAACCGCCATTCTGCGGCTGCCGTCCACTCGCTTCCTGCGCTTCCGCAGCGGCGAGGGGATACATGAGTCCACTTTCGACGTGGATGGCAATCGCATCAGCCCCTTTGAATACATCAATTACCTGACCCGTGTGCTGCCGGAGAAACTGTGTAGCACGGAGTACTTCAAAAGCTACACGGACAGGATTCGTCAGGCCTTGCCGTCCATGACGGCGGCCTAG
- a CDS encoding NAD(P)/FAD-dependent oxidoreductase, with amino-acid sequence MYDVAIIGSGFGGAASAIMLAKLGHTVALIEKGKHPRFALGESTTPIMSKTIRHLGQKYDIPEFVNLASYDTIMSAHMPITCGPKELFHYFWHEPGLSSATLSNGIVPEIIVQTPEVDTQLYRAESDKYLVDVAISYGADYFEETTVEDIEFNDDGAVIKCSRPDGSASEIKTRFIIDGTGHRSLISQRYDLIVPQEELDTPLNSRSIFTHFKDVGDFESSLECDDAFIGRTPVPRIRGTQHHCFDGGWIWFIPFDNGVTSVGLNLDIDTYPINGKTGEEEFWEIIGRYPIVEKMLKGRETLMPFIKTKRIQFRTKQAVGDRWAMLPGSAVGGDGWFSTGLGFTLLCAHRIVDMLHTKMLKDDDFSRQYLENYETALFKEWKYVCRMVDGIYKSMRHFEVFKYYCFFCFMGAESFVHRGGIKRPHDLKYLLLNVGDDNFVAKFEEFYTMVKDLHGREEATQEQLDYLRDFVRYEMKDYNYRDYGNPIYGGVHRRLDKSSRYFAELA; translated from the coding sequence ATGTACGACGTTGCAATCATCGGATCAGGATTTGGAGGCGCCGCCAGCGCCATCATGCTGGCGAAACTGGGCCACACCGTGGCGCTGATAGAGAAGGGCAAGCACCCGCGCTTTGCGCTGGGCGAATCGACCACGCCCATTATGAGCAAGACGATTCGTCATCTGGGGCAGAAATACGACATTCCCGAGTTCGTTAACCTGGCCAGTTACGACACCATCATGAGCGCGCACATGCCGATCACCTGCGGACCCAAGGAGCTGTTCCACTATTTCTGGCATGAACCTGGATTGTCCTCCGCCACACTGAGCAATGGGATTGTGCCGGAAATCATCGTGCAGACGCCGGAAGTGGACACTCAGTTGTACCGTGCGGAGAGCGACAAATATCTGGTGGATGTGGCGATCAGCTATGGCGCGGATTATTTCGAGGAAACCACGGTCGAAGACATTGAATTCAATGACGACGGCGCAGTGATCAAGTGCTCCCGTCCAGACGGAAGCGCCAGCGAAATCAAAACCCGGTTCATCATCGACGGCACCGGCCATCGTTCGCTGATTTCCCAGCGTTACGACCTGATTGTGCCGCAGGAAGAGCTGGATACGCCGCTGAACAGCCGCAGCATTTTCACCCACTTCAAGGATGTCGGCGATTTCGAAAGCAGCCTGGAGTGCGATGACGCCTTTATCGGACGCACTCCGGTTCCGCGTATTCGCGGCACTCAGCACCACTGCTTCGACGGCGGCTGGATCTGGTTTATCCCGTTTGATAACGGCGTCACCAGCGTGGGGTTGAACCTGGATATCGACACTTATCCAATCAATGGCAAAACCGGGGAAGAAGAATTCTGGGAGATCATCGGACGTTATCCGATTGTCGAAAAGATGTTGAAGGGACGCGAAACCCTGATGCCGTTTATCAAGACCAAACGCATTCAGTTTCGCACTAAACAAGCGGTCGGCGATCGTTGGGCCATGTTGCCGGGTTCGGCGGTGGGAGGTGATGGTTGGTTTAGCACCGGACTCGGCTTTACCTTACTTTGCGCGCATCGCATCGTAGACATGCTGCATACCAAAATGCTCAAGGACGACGACTTTTCCCGTCAATATCTGGAGAACTACGAAACCGCGCTGTTCAAGGAGTGGAAGTACGTCTGCCGCATGGTGGACGGCATCTACAAGAGCATGCGTCATTTCGAGGTGTTCAAGTACTACTGCTTCTTCTGCTTCATGGGCGCGGAGAGCTTCGTGCACCGCGGCGGCATCAAACGTCCGCACGATCTCAAGTACCTGCTGCTCAACGTCGGCGACGACAACTTCGTCGCCAAGTTCGAAGAGTTCTACACCATGGTGAAAGACCTGCACGGACGCGAAGAGGCGACCCAGGAGCAGCTCGATTACCTGCGCGATTTCGTGCGCTACGAAATGAAAGACTACAACTACCGGGATTACGGCAACCCCATTTACGGCGGCGTACACCGCCGGTTGGACAAGTCATCCCGATACTTCGCGGAACTGGCCTGA